CCAGACGCAGATCACCCGCACCGGCGCGTGGAACGGCACCCCGGGCTACGTCGCGCCCGAGGTCGTCCGCGACCAGGAGCCCGTCCCCGCCTCGGACGTGTTCTCCCTCGCCGGGACCATCGCCTACGCCGCCACGGGACGCCCGCCGTTCGGCGGCGGCCGCATCGAGGCCATCATCCACCGCACGCTCGACGGCGAGATCGACCTCGACGGCGCCGACCCGCGCGTCGCCGACCTCGTCCGGCTCTGCGCCGCGAAGGACCCCGCCTCCCGCGTGCGGCCGGAACGGCTGATCGAGATGACCGCCTCCCCGGTCGCCCTCGCCGCCGACCCCGTCTACCGGCGGCTCGTCGGGGCGCCCCCGCCCGTCCCCGCGAGCCTCCCGGACGCCGTCGCGTCCGGCCTCGTCCCTCCCGGGCGGCTCAAGGCGGGCGGGCGCCGGCCGAACATCCGGGCCCGCGAGGCGGTCGCCGCGCTGCTCGCCGTCGCGGTCCTCCTCATCGTGCTCGTCGCCCGGTCGCTGACGGACGGGCAGGACGGGTCCGAGCAGGGAGGCGCCCAGGCCGCCCGGACGGGACCCGCGAACGGCGGCGCCGCCAACGCGACCGGAGAACCGCCGGCGGGCCGCTCTCCCGGCCCCGGCGGCCGCCCGCCCGACGAGATCCTGGTGAAGCAGCCGACCGCCGACTTCCGTAGCATGGAGTTCTCCCAGAGCGACCTCACCTGCCTGCCGGCGGTCCGCCCGGAGGACGACGCCCTCTCCGGCCAGCTGCAGGTCTCCGCGCCGCGCCGCCCGCACACCGGGCAGGACGTCGAGTTCGGCATGCGGTTCAAGTACGAGGAGCCGTCCGGCTACTATGTCGCCGCCCAAGTCCGCCCGCCGGGCCCGCACGGCAGCGCCGGGCCCGGCTGGGTCCACAGCCGCCCGCGGCTGTACCCGGGCGA
The sequence above is drawn from the Actinomadura hallensis genome and encodes:
- a CDS encoding serine/threonine-protein kinase; this encodes MEPLRPEDPAEIGGYPVVARIGAGGMGQVYLGLTAGGRHVALKVVRADFDGPQALARFRREVATVERVRSRFAAAMVGAGLDEPPYWLATEYVPGPTLRQAVAEHGPLPPDTCIRLLAALAQGLLEIHGQGVQHRDLKPGNVILAPDGPRLIDFGIARGEGQTQITRTGAWNGTPGYVAPEVVRDQEPVPASDVFSLAGTIAYAATGRPPFGGGRIEAIIHRTLDGEIDLDGADPRVADLVRLCAAKDPASRVRPERLIEMTASPVALAADPVYRRLVGAPPPVPASLPDAVASGLVPPGRLKAGGRRPNIRAREAVAALLAVAVLLIVLVARSLTDGQDGSEQGGAQAARTGPANGGAANATGEPPAGRSPGPGGRPPDEILVKQPTADFRSMEFSQSDLTCLPAVRPEDDALSGQLQVSAPRRPHTGQDVEFGMRFKYEEPSGYYVAAQVRPPGPHGSAGPGWVHSRPRLYPGDAGLTFTFPDDFTWDGSGAGGDTALRPGVWTVVWLHVHPNGDAYYIGCDGFTVA